The nucleotide sequence TCACGACAAAGACGATGATGACCCATTAGCAGTAATCTGATCAAGTCGCATTTTCCcatacaaaaaaataatatttaattttaagatGGATCGCTGTAAATTTTAAGAACCCAACAGCGACCCGATCAGATCGTCACGACAAACAGATCCAGTCACCTCCGTGGTCAGCTCACCTCCCGGTCTACCACCACCCGTATGGCTCGTTTCTGTCGCCCTCCGCCTCATTTTCTCAAGGAGAAGGAGTTGGAAAGCTCGAGGGAACGAAAAGAGGCGGAGTTGAGATCCTTGTAGGACCCCGGCGCCAGCCCCTCTACCATCGAACCGTCCATGCCTGCCCTCATCTGCCTCCGCCGACTCCACAAACTGTAGGCCCCGAACAACGCCGCCCCGGCGAAGACCACGCTGCCCACTACTAACAACGCCACCCTCGCTGTCCTCCCCgcaccgcctccgccgccgctcgTCCTCACCCTCACCTTGAAGTAACCCTCCCTCCTCATGTCCCCCTCCACCAGCGTCTGTATCGGGTAATCCAACCGATAGCAGAAGCCCGACGCGTTGTGGTAGATGGCCCCCCAGCAACTGCAGTTCTGCTCGCAGGAACCCTCGCACTCCTCCAAAGATGCCACCTTTCGGTACGCCACCAGCTCCTGATTGGCCAAGTCGACGCCGTTCCGCCTCAGGATTCGGAACTCAGAGCCTCCATCCCCGCAGAAATGGCCGGAGCCCGGCGGGAGGCACCCCTCCTCCGTGCTGTTGTCGAGGCAGCTGCATCGGGAATCGGCCGAGTTGCAGAGCCCGTAGGCTCCGCAGACGGCGGGGAGCTCACAGCGGTGGGCGATGGTTTCGAGGTCGCGGACCCAGATCGAACCGTTCCAATAGTACGCTCGGAGGTTACCATCGGACTCCAGCGTCAGGCGGCGAAGCCCGGAGATTTCCCGGTTGAAGCTGTCGAAGGGAAACACGTCGACGGGGGCCGCCTCTTTCTGGTACATCCCCAGAAACCCGTGCGCGTCAACCCGGGCATATATCGGCCCTTCGTCTGGGACGATCAGGACCTTGACGTCCATAGCGGAGTGCTTCCAGTACATCACGGGCGTCGAACCTCCGTCCAAGTCCATGTAAAGGGCGAAGTAGCTCGCACCCAACCTCATCGAAAAGCGCTGGTCTTTGGAGAAGAGAGCGGCCGTGGAGGTAAAGTTCTGATCTTGGACGAGTGTATCCGACGGAAAGTCAAAGCTTTGCCAGAGCACCGTGGCGGCGGCCCCCGCCATCTTCTGGATCTGAAGATTGGAGGAGTTGAGGAGGACAAGGCGGTCGCCGTCGGCCGTCGCGGTGGACCAAAGCACCCCTTTTCGCGAGTCGGAAAGGACCAGGCTGCCATTGAAGGAGAGCGAAGCCGAAGCAGACCAGAGGAGAGGACGAGCCGGGTTGGCGCGCCagagggcggaggaggagggcaGGTGGATGACGGCGAGATCGAGCTGGGATGAGTCGACCCGGAGGAAGCCGAGGGAGAAGACGCCGGTCGGATCGGCAAGCAGGGATTGGAATTCGGAGTAGGACGAGTCGTGGGTGACAGAGAAGCCTTTGCGGATCTCCTGTGCTGCGGAGGAAGCGCCGTTTCCGAACCAAGCTGGTCTTGTGACCAGGTAAGACAGGAGGAAGACTAAAGCGTGAAGCTGCTTGTTTGCTGCCATGGTTGAGCTCCTTCACCCACCTAAGAGAACAAATGAAGATTGGACACAGTGAAGAAGATTACAAGCACCAGTGGTATCCTGCACAATAAAATATTGGATACGCAGGCATATGTAACGTTAGCTATATTGGATATATTGTTCTAGAcatattttattaaagatattacGGGATCTTTTTTGTGTTTTTCTTGTCTTTAAATAAGCATCTGCGGATAGAATATTTTGAGGGGTGTGATAAATTTGACTTGGTGCCTGTCAAGTGGTTCTCGCCGCTGCTATCAGAAAGCGGGAGCTTTTTAGCTCGACATTCACAAGTCGACTGGTATCTCCAAAAGCATAGTTGGTGGCGATCCCACCACCTCCTTCGTCGCTGACTACGCCCGTAATTAGCAGCCGCGAGGGAGGACTTGGGAACCAGCAACATGAATGGTCATCAATGATTCAAGGAAGCATCTCTCGCTCAATCTCTTGAATTCAACTAACTTCTTTCGAAGCAAGGAAGAGACTTAGTTAGCATAAGTGGATCtaattataattagttatctttaatgtctcaatctttatatttttaaaaaatatattgatattcatataattaaaaaataaaatatttaaatttatttattgacaacagttttatcgatgaaaatacgaaaataaaaaatataaagataatattaatattcgATGACAAACTCGAAGGTGGTCGATGGCAGTGTCGACCCCCTCCATATGTCGCCACAACCATCATCGTATCTGGTGGAGTCTATTTCATACGCCCGTCAATTGGTCATCAAATCTCTTGTTGCGGCTAGTGGTTCCTGTGCGTGCCACCGTGCTCGACCTCATAGCTGATGGTGAGGGCCTCATCGTTGTGAAAGCCCCGACCATGGTGAGGGCTAACTCATCGAAATTGGCTGCATTTGTGGGTGTCGAGGGCTGATGGTCAATGGGTGCTAAAGCGAAGACAGTTATGGTGACAAATGGAGAGCAGTTGATGTCAAGGATTTGGAGCACGTGAGCTGGGGGCAACATCGTCGTCCACCACCAAACGTTATGATGAAGATGGTGGCCTCCTTGCCACTAACTTGTTAGGCGGATCTCAACATCGACCCCTCCCCCTTTGCATTTGCATTCACATCGACGTAGTTGTCGAGCAGCGAAAGAATCGCTCAGCATTTGCATTAGTGTCAACGCAACTGCATAGCGTCAAAAAGGGTAGCTTGGCAAAAGGTAGTATCATAACTAATGTAGCAAGAGCTCCGACGACCCTAGCTTCAAGTCGAGGTTAGGATTTGCCCAATGGGTTAATGACACCACTCGCTTCTACAAGAAGCACGCCACCAACCTCATTACCGCTCAATAACTACGTGGACACCGATACAAACGCAAAGGGGAAGGGGTTAAGGTTGGGATTCTCTCAACGAGTCAACGGTGAGGCGGCCACTATCTCCGCCGTAATGTTCGGTGGTGGTGGATGGCAGCACTACCCCCAACTCATGTGCTCCAAATCCCTAATGTCGGTTGTGCTCCATCTATTATTACAAATGTTGTCGCAATTGATGGAGTCCGCTCCAACGCTCGTTAGCCGTCGACCCTCAACACCCACGGATGCAACCAATTTCGATGAGCTAGCCTCCACTGTGGCTAGAGGTTTTCATAATGATGAGGCCCTCACCATTGACTATGAAGCCGAGCGCGATGGCAAGCCCAAGAGTCGCTGGCCGTGGCAGGAGATTTAGCAGCCAGTTGACGGGCATCGATGCGAACTCCACTAGTTGCAACAACGAATGGAGATGGTCGGCACCGGGGATTTGGAGCACATAAGCTGGGGATGACGCCATCGTTCGCCACCAATGAGTCA is from Musa acuminata AAA Group cultivar baxijiao chromosome BXJ1-6, Cavendish_Baxijiao_AAA, whole genome shotgun sequence and encodes:
- the LOC135677586 gene encoding PAN domain-containing protein At5g03700-like, with translation MAANKQLHALVFLLSYLVTRPAWFGNGASSAAQEIRKGFSVTHDSSYSEFQSLLADPTGVFSLGFLRVDSSQLDLAVIHLPSSSALWRANPARPLLWSASASLSFNGSLVLSDSRKGVLWSTATADGDRLVLLNSSNLQIQKMAGAAATVLWQSFDFPSDTLVQDQNFTSTAALFSKDQRFSMRLGASYFALYMDLDGGSTPVMYWKHSAMDVKVLIVPDEGPIYARVDAHGFLGMYQKEAAPVDVFPFDSFNREISGLRRLTLESDGNLRAYYWNGSIWVRDLETIAHRCELPAVCGAYGLCNSADSRCSCLDNSTEEGCLPPGSGHFCGDGGSEFRILRRNGVDLANQELVAYRKVASLEECEGSCEQNCSCWGAIYHNASGFCYRLDYPIQTLVEGDMRREGYFKVRVRTSGGGGGAGRTARVALLVVGSVVFAGAALFGAYSLWSRRRQMRAGMDGSMVEGLAPGSYKDLNSASFRSLELSNSFSLRK